One region of Anoplopoma fimbria isolate UVic2021 breed Golden Eagle Sablefish chromosome 10, Afim_UVic_2022, whole genome shotgun sequence genomic DNA includes:
- the LOC129097081 gene encoding sodium-dependent neutral amino acid transporter B(0)AT1-like, translating into MRLVLPNPGLDLRIPSYDDVDRMEKEEADDRPKWDNKTQYILTCVGFCMGLGNVWRFPYLCQSHGGGAFLIPYLILLVLEGMPLLLLEFAIGQRLRKGSVGVWKAISPYLTGIGIASMLVSLLVGLYYNTLIAWILWYLFNSFQDPLPWTQCPLNDNGTGFVPECQRSSTVDYYFYRVTLNSSTSIADSGGIHWPIVLCLLAAWTIVAICCIRGISTSGKAVYVTAILPYIVLAIFLIRGLTLKGSLSGLKFLFIPDVEELIKPTTWLDAGAQVFYAFGLGWGGLISFSSYNPVHNNCIQDAVILSVITGLTSIYAATVTYSIIGFRATEKYDNCISDNIMTLLNTFDLPEDNITTSNYEAALNHLNSSYPDTVLGLDIKTCDIQTLLSEGVEGTGLAFIVFTEAITKMPGSPVWSVLFFVMLFCLGLSTLFGNIEGVVVPLKDLNVFPKKWPHELLTGVTCAVAFIICLLFTQHSGIYWVTLFDNFAGSVPLLTIGLFEMIAVVYIYGIDRFNEDVEFMVGHKPSIFWQVTWRFISPLIILVILVFYLVTQVQEELTYLVWDPNSEEFPSLASVPYPSWINVIIFLLAGIPSLAVPVYALCRLFFMCCKKTIASKKS; encoded by the exons ATGAGACTGGTTCTTCCGAACCCAGGACTGGATCTCCGGATCCCTAGCTATGACGATGTAGACAGAATGGAGAAAGAGGAAGCCGATGATAGGCCCAAGTGGGACAACAAAACCCAGTACATCCTAACCTGTGTGGGCTTCTGCATGGGGCTCGGTAACGTGTGGAGATTCCCTTACTTGTGTCAAAGTCATGGAGGAG GTGCCTTTTTGATTCCCTACCTGATCCTGCTGGTGCTGGAAGGAATGCCTCTCCTGTTGTTGGAGTTTGCCATCGGCCAGCGGCTCAGGAAAGGCAGTGTGGGAGTGTGGAAGGCCATCAGTCCTTATCTGACTGGTATTG GTATAGCCTCCATGCTGGTGTCCTTATTGGTTGGACTTTACTACAACACCTTAATAGCCTGGATCCTTTGGTATCTCTTCAATTCCTTTCAAGACCCACTGCCTTGGACCCAGTGTCCTCTCAATGACAATGGGACAG GATTTGTACCAGAGTGTCAAAGGAGCTCCACtgtggattattatttttacagagTGACTTTAAATAGTTCGACCTCTATAGCCGACTCTGGAGGAATCCATTGGCCCATAGTGCTCTGCCTGCTAGCAGCCTGGACGATCGTTGCAATCTGCTGCATAAGGGGCATCAGCACTTCAGGCAAG GCGGTGTACGTCACAGCCATCCTGCCGTACATAGTGTTGGCCATCTTCCTGATCCGAGGACTGACTCTTAAAGGCTCCCTGAGTGGATTAAAGTTCCTCTTCATACCAGAC GTGGAGGAGTTGATTAAACCAACAACTTGGCTGGACGCAGGTGCCCAGGTCTTCTATGCCTTTGGTTTGGGGTGGGGAGGCCTCATCTCCTTCTCAAGCTACAACCCTGTTCA CAACAACTGCATACAAGATGCTGTGATCTTATCAGTCATAACTGGCCTCACTTCAATCTATGCTGCCACAGTCACATACTCCATCATTGGCTTCAGGGCTACAGAGAAATATGACAACTGTATCAGTGA TAACATCATgacattattaaatacatttgaccTTCCTGAAGACAACATCACTACAAGTAACTACGAGGCAGCCCTCAATCATCTCAACAGCTCCTATCCTGATACTGTTCTTGGATTGGACATCAAAACCTGTGACATACAGACACTTCTCAGTGAG ggaGTGGAAGGAACAGGTCTGGCCTTCATTGTGTTCACAGAGGCAATCACCAAGATGCCTGGTTCTCCAGTCTGGTCTGTTCTCTTCTTCGTCATGCTTTTCTGCTTGGGACTCTCAACCCTGTTTGGCAACATTGAGGGAGTGGTGGTCCCACTGAAAGATCTGAATGTATTTCCTAAGAAATGGCCCCATGAATTACTCACTG GAGTAACATGTGCTGTCGCCTTCATCATATGTCTCCTGTTTACGCAGCATTCAGGGATTTATTGGGTAACTCTCTTTGACAATTTTGCTGGATCAGTTCCACTTCTGACCATTGGATTGTTTGAGATGATAGCTGTTGTATACATCTACGGCATAGACAG GTTCAACGAGGATGTGGAGTTCATGGTCGGACATAAGCCCTCCATCTTTTGGCAGGTTACATGGAGGTTCATTAGTCCTCTGATCATTCTGGTGATTTTAGTTTTCTACCTGGTGACACAAGTCCAAGAAGAGCTCACCTACTTAGTCTGGGATCCAAACTCT GAGGAGTTCCCATCTCTGGCATCAGTACCGTACCCCTCATGGATCAACGTGATCATCTTTCTTCTGGCGGGCATCCCAAGTCTGGCAGTGCCTGTGTATGCATTATGTAggctgttttttatgtgttgcaAGAAAACCATAGCGTCAAAAAAGTCCTAA